A genome region from Actinobacillus arthritidis includes the following:
- a CDS encoding ImmA/IrrE family metallo-endopeptidase, producing the protein MNSVFYQEGFSVPPKSKMQIDSITQFIRAANPDLINKDGAIDVLALLEIKYGKYHIIPDHEMKGILGLTLPSGDILLRQSVYDGACDGNGRDRFTIAHEIAHAIMHKEHIGLARPVEKSTKIFCNAEWQANEFAGRLLLPDNYIELYKGSSVGDIAEMFGISYECAQIRINKYKK; encoded by the coding sequence GTGAATTCAGTTTTTTATCAAGAGGGATTTTCGGTTCCTCCAAAATCTAAAATGCAAATTGATAGCATAACTCAATTTATTAGAGCCGCTAATCCTGACTTAATTAACAAAGATGGGGCAATTGATGTATTAGCATTGCTGGAAATCAAATATGGAAAATATCATATTATCCCCGATCATGAAATGAAAGGTATCCTAGGATTAACGCTTCCTAGTGGAGATATTCTACTAAGACAAAGCGTTTATGATGGGGCATGTGACGGGAATGGCAGAGATAGATTTACTATCGCTCATGAGATAGCTCATGCCATTATGCATAAGGAACACATTGGATTAGCTCGCCCAGTAGAAAAGAGTACAAAAATTTTTTGTAATGCAGAATGGCAAGCAAATGAATTTGCAGGACGACTACTACTCCCTGATAACTATATTGAACTTTATAAAGGTTCATCTGTGGGAGATATTGCCGAGATGTTTGGGATTAGTTATGAATGTGCCCAAATAAGAATAAATAAATACAAAAAATGA
- a CDS encoding helix-turn-helix transcriptional regulator — MKLTNFGKFIRGYRIANNILLKQMADALGFSSAFLSSVENGNKPIPQGIEDKLIANYKFSNEEKENLYESIDTTRTHSTINVPQNSLDQMLVGAFCRNFNELDESKKQQLLDLLKGVK, encoded by the coding sequence ATGAAATTGACAAACTTTGGTAAATTTATAAGGGGGTACCGGATCGCCAACAATATATTATTAAAACAAATGGCGGATGCTCTCGGATTTAGTTCAGCGTTTCTTTCATCTGTAGAGAATGGTAACAAACCTATACCACAGGGGATAGAAGACAAACTCATAGCTAATTACAAGTTTTCTAACGAAGAGAAAGAAAATTTATATGAGTCTATTGATACAACAAGAACACACAGTACTATCAATGTTCCTCAAAATTCATTAGATCAAATGCTAGTTGGAGCGTTTTGTCGCAATTTTAATGAATTGGATGAATCTAAAAAACAGCAATTATTAGACCTATTAAAAGGAGTTAAATAG
- a CDS encoding ATP-binding protein, with the protein MKKDLIFRRKYLEKVRPFIGKSLIKVFTGQRRVGKSYLLFQIMQEIQVEDRNAHIIYINKEDLAFSHITNAETLNSFVQEQKKRGQKNYIFIDEIQEITDFEQALRSLLLDDELDLYCTGSNAHLLSRDIAGALSGRAIEINVHPLSYFEFLEFMQLEDSDKAMSLFLKYGGLPYLKDLPQDNIVFEYLRNIYSTIAIRDIVNRYSLRNVQFLEQLTQFLASNIGNLFSAKKISDFLKSQKITTSTTQVQNYAEYLANAFLIHKVPRYDIEGKRIFEIGEKYYFEDLGLRNALIGYRVQDRGKLLENTIFNHLQIAGYEVKIGGLNSQEIDFVAEKNGERIYVQATLTINEEKTLERKFGNLLKIQDNYPKYVVTMDEFEGNTFDGVQCLSLRVFLRRFWDKISYCVEI; encoded by the coding sequence ATGAAAAAAGATTTAATCTTTCGTAGAAAATACCTGGAAAAAGTTCGTCCATTTATCGGTAAAAGCTTAATTAAAGTCTTCACCGGACAACGCCGTGTTGGCAAAAGCTACTTACTGTTTCAGATTATGCAAGAGATCCAAGTTGAGGATAGAAACGCCCATATCATTTATATCAATAAAGAAGATCTTGCTTTTAGCCACATCACAAATGCCGAAACGCTAAATTCATTTGTTCAAGAACAGAAAAAGCGCGGTCAGAAAAATTATATTTTTATTGATGAAATCCAAGAAATCACAGATTTTGAACAGGCATTACGCTCACTCCTGCTTGATGATGAATTAGATTTATATTGCACAGGTAGCAATGCTCACTTGCTGTCACGAGATATTGCCGGTGCATTAAGCGGACGGGCGATAGAAATTAACGTACATCCGCTTTCTTATTTTGAATTTTTAGAATTTATGCAGTTAGAAGACAGCGACAAAGCCATGTCGCTGTTTTTAAAATATGGCGGTTTACCTTATTTGAAAGATTTGCCGCAAGACAATATCGTGTTTGAATACTTGCGGAACATTTATTCCACTATCGCAATTCGGGATATTGTAAATCGTTATTCTCTACGTAATGTGCAATTTTTGGAACAATTGACGCAATTTTTAGCAAGTAATATCGGTAACTTGTTTTCCGCAAAAAAAATCTCGGACTTCTTAAAATCACAAAAAATTACCACTTCCACCACACAGGTGCAAAACTACGCTGAATACCTTGCCAATGCCTTTTTAATCCACAAAGTGCCACGCTATGACATTGAAGGAAAACGTATTTTTGAAATTGGCGAGAAATACTATTTTGAAGACTTAGGCTTACGCAATGCCCTCATCGGCTATCGAGTGCAAGACCGAGGAAAGTTACTGGAAAACACCATTTTCAATCATCTGCAAATTGCAGGCTATGAGGTTAAAATCGGTGGATTAAACAGCCAAGAAATTGATTTTGTTGCAGAAAAAAATGGCGAACGCATTTATGTGCAAGCCACACTGACAATTAACGAGGAAAAAACGCTAGAACGAAAATTTGGTAACTTGCTGAAAATACAAGATAACTACCCGAAATATGTGGTTACAATGGATGAGTTTGAGGGGAATACGTTTGACGGGGTGCAGTGTTTGAGTTTGAGAGTTTTTTTAAGGAGGTTTTGGGATAAGATTAGCTATTGTGTTGAGATTTAA
- a CDS encoding Gfo/Idh/MocA family oxidoreductase, whose protein sequence is MKTINVAIAGSGYSSRLFHVPFLKNDERFCIQKVYERTTERAKEWLPNVDIVHEYQELLTPNIDLIVITTPNQTHYEMVKSALLAGKHVLVEKPLVASSMEALELEMLARQQNVVLYVYQNRRWDSHIATAKAILDKNLVGEVVDCEIRFDRYAKGKNPKAWKEVGDRGTGLVYDLGVHLIDQSVYLFGKPQAVFADIRYQHDGALVDDNFDIHLYYENGLKVALQASKYAREPNPALVLHGKNGSYVKKGVDIQESLLDRGVQPVGNWNEESEAEWGILHTEIEGEIIRQPYPNVQVSYQKLFDDLYHAISTGAVPVVKVAEVTLVLQIIEAAFESASKGQKINL, encoded by the coding sequence ATGAAAACTATTAATGTTGCAATTGCCGGAAGCGGTTATTCCAGCCGTTTGTTTCATGTTCCTTTTCTCAAAAATGATGAACGTTTTTGTATTCAAAAGGTGTATGAAAGAACAACCGAACGTGCAAAGGAATGGTTGCCAAATGTGGATATTGTGCATGAATATCAAGAATTACTTACGCCGAACATTGATTTGATTGTGATTACTACGCCAAATCAGACACATTATGAAATGGTAAAAAGTGCCTTATTAGCCGGTAAACACGTACTGGTTGAAAAACCGTTAGTGGCAAGTTCTATGGAAGCATTAGAACTTGAAATGTTAGCTAGACAGCAAAATGTGGTGTTGTATGTCTATCAAAATCGCCGTTGGGACAGTCATATTGCTACGGCAAAAGCAATTTTAGATAAAAATTTAGTCGGTGAAGTTGTAGATTGTGAAATTCGTTTCGATCGTTATGCGAAAGGTAAAAATCCAAAGGCTTGGAAAGAAGTGGGTGATCGTGGAACAGGATTAGTCTATGACTTAGGTGTACATTTAATTGATCAATCGGTTTATTTATTTGGCAAACCACAAGCGGTATTTGCCGATATTCGTTATCAGCATGACGGAGCTTTAGTAGATGATAACTTTGATATACATCTCTATTACGAAAACGGTTTAAAGGTTGCACTGCAAGCCTCTAAATATGCACGCGAACCAAACCCTGCTCTAGTTTTACACGGTAAAAACGGTTCTTATGTGAAAAAAGGGGTAGATATTCAAGAATCGCTTTTAGATAGAGGTGTACAACCAGTTGGAAATTGGAATGAAGAATCGGAAGCAGAATGGGGTATATTACATACGGAAATTGAAGGGGAGATAATCCGTCAGCCTTATCCAAATGTGCAAGTGAGTTATCAAAAGCTATTTGATGATTTATATCATGCAATTTCTACTGGTGCAGTGCCAGTTGTAAAAGTAGCGGAAGTGACGCTAGTTTTACAGATTATCGAAGCGGCATTTGAAAGTGCGAGCAAAGGACAAAAAATTAACTTATAA
- a CDS encoding FAD-dependent oxidoreductase yields the protein MEHITVENLVIGFGKAGKTLATDLAKAGQSVILVEQSEAMYGGTCINIGCIPSKKLLVEGQKGQNVSDKVALFNQSMTAKNGLIGKLRVANFAKLDSLENVCIITAKASFKDEHTVLLNGRDGEFEVRADKIFINTGASSNRLAIEGADGARIYDSTGILSLTECPDRLVIVGGGYISLEFAFMYQAFGSQVTILENGDTFLAREDRDMAEAMLDVLNRKGIQVHLAVQTERFVENTDSTTVVTNQGEFIADAVLVAIGRRANTQGLALENAGIKLNERGAIITDEHLRVAGKSHIWAMGDVAGSAQFTYISLDDYRIVRDQLFAEGKRSRDDRAVFPTAVFTEPPFAHIGLTESAAQKSGHNVIVKKMKAEMIPKAKVLGQTDGLLKAIIDADTDEILGVTLFCAEAHEIINLFKMAMDYNIPASYIKNQIFTHPTIIEGLNDLFA from the coding sequence ATGGAGCATATTACAGTAGAAAACTTGGTGATTGGTTTTGGTAAAGCAGGTAAAACTCTAGCGACGGATTTAGCTAAAGCAGGGCAATCGGTAATTTTGGTGGAACAAAGTGAAGCAATGTATGGCGGCACTTGTATCAATATCGGTTGTATTCCTTCTAAAAAATTATTGGTAGAAGGACAGAAAGGGCAAAATGTATCTGATAAAGTTGCGTTATTTAATCAATCAATGACGGCAAAAAACGGCTTAATTGGTAAATTACGAGTAGCAAACTTTGCAAAATTAGATAGTCTTGAAAACGTGTGTATTATTACCGCTAAAGCGAGTTTTAAAGACGAACATACCGTGTTATTAAACGGTCGTGACGGCGAGTTTGAAGTACGTGCCGATAAAATTTTTATCAATACCGGTGCGAGTTCAAATCGTTTAGCGATTGAAGGTGCGGATGGTGCGAGAATTTATGACAGTACCGGCATTCTATCTTTAACTGAGTGTCCGGATCGTCTTGTGATCGTTGGCGGCGGTTATATTTCATTAGAATTTGCCTTTATGTATCAAGCATTTGGTAGCCAAGTTACTATTTTAGAGAATGGCGATACTTTCTTAGCACGTGAAGATCGTGATATGGCAGAAGCGATGCTTGATGTATTGAATCGTAAAGGTATCCAAGTGCATTTAGCTGTGCAAACGGAACGTTTTGTTGAAAATACAGATTCGACTACCGTAGTCACCAATCAAGGTGAATTTATTGCCGATGCAGTATTAGTGGCGATCGGTCGCCGTGCCAATACGCAAGGTTTAGCACTTGAAAATGCCGGTATTAAGCTAAATGAGCGAGGCGCAATCATTACCGATGAACACTTACGTGTTGCAGGTAAATCACATATTTGGGCGATGGGGGATGTTGCCGGTTCTGCGCAGTTTACCTACATTTCATTAGATGATTACCGCATTGTGCGAGACCAATTATTTGCGGAAGGTAAACGTAGCCGTGATGATCGTGCGGTATTCCCGACAGCGGTATTTACCGAGCCACCGTTTGCGCATATCGGTTTAACCGAAAGTGCGGCACAAAAATCGGGGCACAATGTAATTGTGAAGAAAATGAAAGCCGAAATGATTCCAAAAGCCAAAGTATTGGGTCAAACAGACGGATTGCTGAAAGCCATTATTGATGCGGATACGGACGAAATTTTAGGTGTAACGTTATTCTGTGCGGAAGCGCATGAAATTATCAATCTGTTTAAAATGGCGATGGACTACAACATTCCGGCAAGCTATATCAAAAACCAGATCTTTACCCACCCGACCATTATTGAAGGCTTAAACGATTTATTTGCTTAG
- a CDS encoding LysR family transcriptional regulator has translation MNSSIYNALTIFHTIVAEGSISGAARRLQMTSPSVSQSLKLLEKHIGLPLLNRTTRRMELTEAGHRLIDSTQNALQSLSTAVETVQDLSEKPKGLVRMTVPHIAYWLLIEPRLGEFAEQFPDIQLEISINDGTVDILKQGFDLGFRFGNQVEEQMVAKKLTEPFRLGIYASKTYQQKYGLPKTINGLQQHKLIGFRFATSNCVMPLTLQDKGENLRIEMPMPMIVNSLVVAKSAILQGVGIGRFFEPLMAIQPDRQEFIPVLEKHWQTFGALYLYFMQAQPKSRAN, from the coding sequence ATGAATAGCTCAATCTATAACGCACTTACCATTTTCCATACTATTGTTGCTGAAGGATCTATCTCAGGGGCGGCACGGAGATTGCAAATGACATCACCTTCAGTGAGTCAGTCGCTGAAACTGCTTGAAAAGCATATTGGTTTGCCTCTTCTTAATCGAACGACTCGAAGAATGGAATTAACCGAAGCAGGACATCGTTTAATTGATAGCACTCAAAATGCCTTGCAATCGCTTTCAACTGCGGTGGAAACCGTGCAAGATTTGAGTGAGAAACCAAAAGGGTTGGTTCGTATGACCGTGCCACATATCGCTTACTGGTTGTTGATCGAACCGAGATTAGGGGAATTTGCTGAGCAATTTCCAGATATTCAGTTGGAAATTTCAATCAATGACGGCACAGTGGATATTCTGAAACAAGGCTTTGATTTGGGATTTCGTTTTGGGAATCAGGTTGAAGAGCAAATGGTTGCCAAAAAGCTGACCGAGCCGTTTCGTTTAGGCATTTACGCTTCAAAAACTTATCAGCAGAAATATGGATTACCTAAAACAATCAATGGCTTACAACAACATAAACTAATTGGTTTTCGCTTTGCAACCAGTAACTGTGTTATGCCATTAACATTGCAAGATAAAGGGGAAAATCTTCGTATAGAAATGCCAATGCCGATGATCGTTAATAGCTTGGTGGTCGCAAAATCCGCTATTTTACAAGGGGTGGGAATCGGACGTTTTTTTGAACCACTTATGGCAATTCAGCCTGATAGGCAAGAGTTTATACCTGTATTAGAAAAACATTGGCAAACTTTTGGGGCGTTATATCTTTACTTTATGCAAGCACAGCCAAAAAGTAGGGCGAATTAA
- a CDS encoding YciI family protein, whose product MYIINIAVNNNVTAEQQEKLFAEHVEWFKKYFQAGKFLMLGPFKDQANAGVIFAHTDSRAELDQILAEDCYYPNLASYDIREFEPKLIAANISEFAGK is encoded by the coding sequence ATGTATATCATCAACATTGCTGTAAATAACAATGTAACCGCAGAACAACAAGAAAAACTTTTTGCTGAACACGTAGAATGGTTCAAAAAATACTTTCAAGCGGGAAAATTTTTAATGCTCGGACCATTCAAAGATCAAGCTAATGCTGGCGTGATTTTTGCTCACACTGACAGCCGTGCGGAGTTGGATCAAATTTTAGCGGAAGATTGTTACTACCCAAACTTAGCCAGCTATGACATCCGTGAATTTGAACCGAAATTAATTGCCGCAAATATTAGTGAATTTGCAGGAAAATAA
- a CDS encoding NAD(P)H-dependent oxidoreductase has translation MKNVLIVSGHPDLTTSIANQVILDETAKLLPNAEIRKLDQLFKNGTFDIAAEQAAILNADIIVFQFPFSWFSFSGVMKLWLDEVFEHGFAHGSTAKLAGKKLIISTTTGAPSALYQKDGFFEHTMEELAPQFEMMAKLCNLDYVGFIYTNGIGYTSRENQEKINAQKQEAKKHAERVNSLIRSLQ, from the coding sequence ATGAAAAATGTGCTTATCGTTTCAGGACACCCTGATTTAACAACCTCTATCGCTAACCAAGTGATTTTAGATGAAACGGCAAAATTATTGCCGAATGCGGAAATCCGAAAATTAGATCAACTATTTAAAAATGGTACGTTTGATATTGCCGCTGAACAGGCGGCGATACTCAATGCCGATATTATCGTGTTCCAGTTCCCATTCTCGTGGTTCAGTTTTTCTGGCGTAATGAAATTATGGTTAGACGAGGTGTTTGAACACGGTTTCGCTCACGGTTCAACCGCCAAATTAGCGGGCAAAAAATTGATTATCTCCACTACCACAGGTGCGCCATCAGCACTTTATCAAAAAGACGGTTTTTTTGAGCATACAATGGAAGAGCTTGCGCCGCAGTTTGAAATGATGGCAAAACTCTGCAACCTTGATTATGTAGGTTTTATCTACACTAACGGCATCGGCTACACCAGCCGTGAAAATCAAGAAAAAATTAATGCCCAAAAACAAGAAGCGAAAAAACACGCAGAGCGTGTGAACAGCTTAATTAGGAGTTTGCAATAA
- a CDS encoding putative quinol monooxygenase — translation MKRLLTTFLLGVSTMSNADQKMSLFELTVKPEQQQAIDAVGKINLGTSIQTEAGTLAMFHTVKKDEPSKNVILELYQDKVAYQAHTNASHFKQFVEVAKTAVTGRKVMPLDSQILLEKQPLTAFENGDYLINLAEVSVKPAQNEAFKAIVLDEMQQSMAKENGVILMYAPHSKISRMRGVFLKFMRMKPLTNSTVIHRTFKPI, via the coding sequence ATGAAAAGATTACTTACCACTTTTTTATTGGGAGTATCGACAATGAGTAATGCTGATCAAAAAATGAGTCTATTTGAACTAACGGTTAAACCAGAACAACAGCAAGCGATTGATGCGGTGGGTAAAATAAATCTTGGCACGTCAATTCAAACTGAAGCCGGCACGCTGGCAATGTTCCATACTGTGAAAAAAGATGAGCCAAGCAAAAATGTGATTTTGGAACTTTACCAAGATAAAGTCGCTTATCAAGCACATACTAACGCATCACATTTCAAACAGTTTGTTGAAGTTGCTAAAACTGCAGTAACTGGTCGTAAAGTCATGCCACTAGATTCGCAAATTTTATTGGAAAAACAACCGCTTACAGCATTTGAAAACGGTGATTATCTCATCAATTTAGCTGAAGTGAGCGTAAAACCGGCACAAAATGAAGCTTTTAAAGCGATAGTGTTAGACGAGATGCAACAGTCGATGGCAAAAGAAAATGGCGTGATTTTAATGTACGCGCCACACTCAAAGATCAGCCGAATGCGTGGCGTTTTTTTGAAATTTATGCGAATGAAACCGCTTACCAACAGCACCGTAATACACCGCACTTTCAAGCCTATTTAA
- a CDS encoding putative quinol monooxygenase, with protein MYANETAYQQHRNTPHFQAYLKQTQAMIERKNVTSLVGKTLASKGLFK; from the coding sequence ATTTATGCGAATGAAACCGCTTACCAACAGCACCGTAATACACCGCACTTTCAAGCCTATTTAAAGCAAACTCAAGCAATGATCGAACGTAAAAATGTCACATCTTTAGTGGGTAAAACACTAGCGAGTAAAGGTCTGTTTAAGTAA
- a CDS encoding sodium-dependent transporter, which produces MANKPVERQSWSNRLAYVMTVAGATVGFGATWRFPYLVGENGGGAYVFLFCVAMIVIGIPMILVENVIGRRIKVNAIDAFRGTANGKPIHSSWKILGYMGSLGAFGILAYYMVLGGWVLNYIGSLVSGSLDLSSPISVETTASYYKESIQNSPLAIIGYTSIFVLVNYFILVKGIVDGIERSVKYLMPLLFVFLLIMVIRNVTLPGVAEGISFYLMPDFSKITPKLFVFVLGQVFFALSLGFGVLITLSSYLDKNENLVKTATITGIMNTLIAVLAGFMIFPSLFSFGVAPNSGPTLVFQSLPIVFSNMWGGTVFAIIFFSLLVVAALTTSLTIYEVIITALQEKTKMSRKKAIAVTLATIFIIGNIPSVLGDNIWQNIRIMDKSIFDAFDYISGNILFILTALGSAIFVGFVLKDEAKTELGAGKTFTTIWFNYVKFVIPIIILVIFFNSL; this is translated from the coding sequence ATGGCAAACAAACCTGTAGAACGCCAATCTTGGTCAAACCGATTGGCTTATGTAATGACCGTTGCCGGTGCAACTGTCGGTTTTGGAGCAACTTGGCGTTTTCCTTACCTTGTAGGAGAAAACGGCGGTGGTGCTTATGTCTTTCTTTTCTGTGTGGCTATGATCGTAATTGGTATCCCAATGATCTTAGTTGAAAATGTTATCGGACGCCGTATTAAAGTAAATGCGATTGATGCCTTTAGGGGGACTGCCAATGGTAAGCCGATTCATTCCAGCTGGAAAATTTTAGGTTATATGGGGTCGCTCGGTGCTTTTGGCATTTTGGCATACTATATGGTATTAGGTGGCTGGGTACTTAATTATATCGGTAGCTTAGTAAGCGGTTCTTTAGATCTCTCTAGTCCGATCAGCGTTGAAACTACTGCTTCATATTACAAAGAAAGTATCCAAAATAGTCCTTTAGCAATTATTGGTTATACCTCAATTTTTGTATTAGTTAACTATTTTATTTTAGTTAAAGGCATTGTGGATGGTATTGAACGTTCCGTGAAATACCTTATGCCTTTACTTTTTGTCTTCTTACTTATCATGGTAATTCGTAATGTCACACTACCGGGAGTCGCTGAAGGTATCTCTTTTTATTTAATGCCTGATTTTTCAAAAATCACACCAAAACTTTTTGTTTTCGTATTAGGACAAGTATTCTTTGCATTAAGTTTAGGCTTTGGTGTGCTTATCACTCTTTCAAGTTATCTTGATAAGAATGAAAATCTAGTTAAAACAGCTACTATTACCGGTATTATGAATACACTCATAGCTGTACTTGCCGGTTTTATGATTTTCCCATCCTTATTTAGTTTCGGTGTTGCACCAAATTCAGGACCGACATTAGTATTCCAAAGTTTACCAATTGTATTCTCTAATATGTGGGGCGGAACTGTTTTTGCGATCATATTCTTTAGCTTATTAGTTGTGGCGGCACTCACAACCTCATTAACTATTTATGAAGTAATTATTACTGCTTTACAAGAAAAAACTAAGATGAGCCGTAAAAAAGCAATTGCGGTAACATTAGCAACCATTTTTATCATCGGAAATATTCCATCGGTACTAGGAGATAATATTTGGCAGAATATCCGCATTATGGATAAAAGTATTTTTGATGCATTTGATTATATTAGTGGTAATATATTATTCATTCTAACTGCTTTAGGTAGTGCTATTTTCGTGGGATTTGTTCTGAAAGATGAAGCAAAAACCGAATTGGGAGCAGGCAAAACCTTTACCACAATTTGGTTTAATTATGTAAAATTTGTGATCCCGATTATTATTCTAGTGATTTTCTTTAACTCACTTTAG
- a CDS encoding Dam family site-specific DNA-(adenine-N6)-methyltransferase — MSNRRAFLKWAGGKYRLTTEIRKYLPPQPAQGACFVEPFVGAGSVFLNTDYERYLLADINPDLINLFNTIKHNVEHYIQAVRTLFLTPEANTAHFYYARRQEFNTSSDPFRRSVLFLYLNRFGFNGLCRYNQKHEYNVPFGAYKTHYFPENELRFFAEKAQKAEFICADFEHVFAYLNQNPDNYIVYCDPPYAPLQQESNFTHYAGGGFSLSQQEKLAQLAKQAQQNNIPVLISNHDTVFTRKIYQGAKIKKIKVQRSIGQNANSRIKVNELFALFS; from the coding sequence ATGAGTAATAGAAGAGCTTTTTTAAAGTGGGCAGGAGGAAAATATCGCCTAACCACTGAAATTCGTAAATATTTGCCCCCTCAGCCTGCTCAGGGGGCTTGTTTCGTTGAGCCCTTTGTAGGAGCTGGCTCCGTATTTCTTAATACGGATTATGAACGCTATTTGCTTGCCGATATCAATCCTGATTTAATTAACTTATTTAATACCATTAAACATAATGTGGAACATTATATTCAAGCGGTTCGTACACTTTTTCTGACACCCGAAGCCAATACGGCTCATTTTTATTACGCTCGCCGTCAGGAATTTAATACCTCATCGGATCCATTTAGACGCTCCGTGCTATTCCTTTACTTAAACCGCTTCGGTTTTAATGGACTTTGTCGCTATAACCAAAAACACGAATATAACGTGCCTTTCGGTGCTTATAAAACACATTATTTCCCCGAGAATGAATTACGATTTTTTGCGGAAAAAGCACAGAAAGCCGAATTTATTTGTGCCGACTTTGAACACGTATTTGCCTACTTAAACCAGAATCCGGACAATTATATTGTATATTGTGATCCGCCTTATGCACCTCTGCAACAAGAAAGTAATTTTACTCATTATGCTGGAGGTGGATTTAGCCTTTCTCAACAAGAGAAATTGGCACAATTAGCCAAACAAGCACAACAAAATAATATACCTGTACTCATTTCAAACCATGATACGGTTTTCACTCGGAAAATATACCAAGGTGCGAAAATAAAAAAAATTAAAGTTCAACGTTCTATCGGACAAAATGCTAACTCTCGTATCAAAGTTAACGAACTATTCGCACTTTTCTCTTAA
- the aroK gene encoding shikimate kinase AroK, with amino-acid sequence MAEKRNIFLVGPMGAGKSTIGRQLAQMLGMEFIDSDNVIEERAGADIDWIFDVEGEAGFRKREERIINELTQNQGIVLSTGGGSVLSKENRNVLSARGIVIYLETTVDKQFERTQRDKKRPLLQTENPRQTLEELAQIRNPLYEEIADITLHTDEQSAKVVATHIIELIDNLQ; translated from the coding sequence ATGGCAGAAAAACGTAATATTTTCCTTGTAGGGCCTATGGGTGCTGGTAAAAGCACCATTGGACGTCAACTTGCACAGATGTTAGGTATGGAATTTATTGATTCTGATAACGTAATTGAAGAACGTGCCGGTGCTGATATTGATTGGATTTTTGATGTTGAAGGTGAAGCAGGATTTCGTAAGCGTGAAGAGCGTATTATCAATGAATTAACGCAAAATCAGGGGATCGTGCTTTCCACTGGCGGCGGTTCAGTTCTTTCAAAAGAAAACCGCAATGTATTATCGGCACGAGGTATTGTTATCTATTTAGAAACCACTGTTGACAAACAATTTGAAAGAACGCAGAGAGATAAAAAACGTCCGTTACTTCAAACAGAAAATCCTCGTCAAACATTGGAAGAATTGGCACAAATTCGCAATCCTTTGTATGAAGAAATTGCTGATATTACATTACATACAGATGAACAAAGTGCAAAAGTTGTTGCAACTCATATTATTGAGTTGATTGATAACTTACAGTAA